One genomic region from Pseudoalteromonas rubra encodes:
- a CDS encoding sigma-54-dependent transcriptional regulator, with protein sequence MAVLIVDDNPEVRLSAAFLLEDHGFEVFEAEHPEVAKQFLSCKQIELILLDMNFTRDTTSGQEGLAFLSWLKSLDGAPAVICLTGWGSVALAVEAMRLGAADFIEKPWQNLQLLDAIRKQSKLSALQTQQSMSADTEVTLPAYTWRSEAMKTLFRKLARIAATDASVLLCGESGCGKSYLVDALHSQSARRGGPLISVNMGAIPESLFESEMFGHTKGAFTDAKSQRSGRFELADGGTLFLDEVATIPLTQQAKLLRVLESGEYERVGSSRTERADIRLICATNSDLEKDVAAGHFRSDLFYRINTFAFELPPLRARLDDIVPLANYLLAHHAARYNLNTKALDSEAQAALLAYRWPGNIRELSHVMERALLLSEGAQIGAVDCQLRLSSPEPEPLHTEVAQSSGRTLAEVEKTLIEQTLALHQGQVSKAARALGLTKSSLYRRLDKYGLRSES encoded by the coding sequence ATGGCAGTACTCATTGTGGATGATAATCCGGAGGTGCGCTTAAGCGCAGCGTTTTTGCTTGAAGATCATGGTTTTGAGGTGTTTGAAGCAGAACATCCAGAAGTGGCCAAGCAGTTTTTGAGTTGTAAGCAAATAGAGCTGATCCTGCTCGATATGAATTTTACCCGCGATACCACATCCGGGCAGGAAGGGCTGGCATTTTTGAGCTGGTTAAAGTCGTTGGATGGTGCACCGGCGGTGATTTGTTTGACCGGCTGGGGCAGTGTGGCACTGGCCGTGGAGGCGATGCGTCTGGGCGCCGCAGACTTTATCGAAAAGCCCTGGCAAAACCTGCAATTGCTGGATGCGATCCGAAAGCAAAGTAAGCTCAGCGCGCTACAAACACAGCAAAGTATGAGCGCAGATACTGAGGTGACATTACCCGCTTATACGTGGCGCTCAGAGGCCATGAAAACCTTGTTCAGGAAACTGGCGCGGATCGCTGCCACTGATGCCAGCGTATTGCTGTGTGGAGAAAGTGGATGTGGCAAAAGTTACCTGGTTGACGCGCTGCACAGTCAGTCGGCACGCCGCGGTGGCCCTTTGATCAGTGTGAATATGGGCGCCATTCCCGAGAGTCTGTTTGAAAGTGAAATGTTCGGGCACACCAAAGGGGCCTTCACCGATGCTAAATCACAGCGTAGCGGGCGTTTTGAACTGGCAGATGGCGGGACCCTGTTCCTTGATGAGGTTGCGACCATTCCGCTGACTCAGCAAGCCAAGTTACTTCGGGTGCTGGAAAGTGGAGAATATGAGCGGGTCGGAAGCAGTCGCACAGAGCGTGCTGACATTCGTCTGATCTGCGCCACCAATAGTGATCTGGAAAAAGACGTGGCAGCCGGGCATTTTCGCAGCGATTTATTTTATCGCATCAATACCTTTGCCTTTGAGCTTCCGCCGCTGCGTGCACGGCTGGATGACATAGTGCCACTGGCCAATTACCTGCTTGCGCACCATGCGGCACGTTACAATCTCAACACTAAGGCACTGGACAGTGAAGCACAGGCTGCATTACTGGCCTACCGCTGGCCCGGTAATATTCGTGAGCTCAGCCATGTGATGGAGCGGGCTTTACTACTTAGTGAAGGGGCGCAGATCGGTGCTGTGGACTGTCAGCTGCGCTTGTCCAGTCCTGAACCCGAGCCGCTGCATACTGAGGTAGCACAATCGTCGGGCAGGACGCTGGCGGAGGTCGAGAAAACCCTGATAGAACAGACCCTGGCACTGCATCAGGGGCAGGTCAGTAAAGCAGCCCGGGCGCTTGGGCTGACCAAGTCCTCTTTATATCGCCGACTGGATAAATACGGGTTGCGCAGTGAAAGCTAA
- a CDS encoding sensor histidine kinase produces MKANFERALHVHLALLGLVVVALLSYLLWLQALPWWQVVLIAGGVSGVLWRLHTQRLAQLESIFSRAHWQLEAMQQADFSQQIRPHFRSGQVAAFEQQLIALGEQLHHQKSRYNSQIFVIYQLIDKLNTPILVFTEESRLSYANQAFESLYRQPWQHYKGATALSLGLEEAQQGWQFVSHTQGARWQLHSSYFYEQGKRHSLLVALDITKALRQKELAAWQQLIRVISHEIRNSLTPVSSLAQSLAERATSAREQQALSVIEQRCQHLQHFVARYGEISKVIEPQLQQVQLHPMFASVQDLFASQHPAQQIALDCQAHQCICDPQLLEQVLINLVKNAIEANQTATPAGHQVLIRSYYLSPAVVIEVADEGGGFANLDNVLTPFYSTKTEGQGIGLTFSQHVIECHEGQFEVHNEQRGEQVGAVIKMILPS; encoded by the coding sequence GTGAAAGCTAACTTCGAGCGCGCTCTGCATGTGCATCTGGCTTTACTGGGACTCGTCGTGGTGGCTCTGTTGTCATACTTATTATGGTTGCAGGCGTTGCCATGGTGGCAGGTTGTGCTCATAGCCGGTGGCGTGAGCGGGGTGTTGTGGCGTTTGCATACGCAGCGTCTGGCACAGCTGGAGAGTATTTTTTCGCGTGCACACTGGCAGCTTGAGGCCATGCAACAGGCGGATTTCAGTCAGCAGATCCGGCCCCACTTTCGCTCCGGGCAGGTGGCGGCATTTGAACAGCAGTTGATAGCGCTGGGCGAGCAGTTACATCATCAAAAGTCGCGTTATAATTCACAGATCTTTGTCATTTATCAGCTGATTGACAAGCTCAATACCCCGATCCTGGTTTTTACCGAAGAGTCACGGTTAAGCTATGCAAATCAGGCCTTTGAATCCTTGTATAGACAACCCTGGCAGCATTATAAGGGGGCAACGGCCTTGTCTCTGGGGCTGGAAGAAGCGCAGCAGGGCTGGCAGTTTGTCAGTCACACCCAGGGGGCTCGCTGGCAGCTGCACAGCAGCTATTTTTATGAGCAAGGCAAGCGTCACAGTTTACTGGTGGCGCTGGATATTACCAAAGCGCTGAGGCAAAAAGAGCTGGCTGCCTGGCAGCAATTGATCCGGGTGATCAGTCATGAAATACGTAACTCGCTGACCCCGGTCAGCTCATTGGCACAAAGCCTGGCGGAGCGTGCAACCTCAGCCAGAGAGCAGCAGGCCCTGTCGGTCATTGAGCAGCGTTGTCAGCATTTGCAGCACTTTGTGGCCCGTTATGGTGAGATCAGTAAAGTCATTGAACCTCAGCTTCAGCAGGTTCAGCTCCACCCGATGTTTGCGTCAGTGCAGGACTTATTTGCATCACAGCACCCGGCACAGCAAATAGCACTGGATTGCCAGGCGCATCAGTGTATTTGTGACCCGCAGTTACTTGAGCAGGTCCTGATCAACCTGGTTAAAAATGCCATCGAAGCCAATCAGACTGCCACACCAGCTGGCCACCAGGTGCTGATACGTAGCTATTATCTCAGCCCGGCGGTGGTGATCGAGGTGGCAGATGAAGGGGGCGGATTTGCCAATCTCGACAATGTCCTGACGCCATTTTATTCCACCAAGACAGAGGGGCAGGGCATTGGGCTGACCTTCAGTCAGCACGTGATTGAATGTCATGAGGGCCAGTTTGAGGTTCACAACGAGCAGCGAGGTGAGCAAGTGGGGGCGGTTATTAAGATGATACTTCCTAGTTGA